A single genomic interval of Arachis duranensis cultivar V14167 chromosome 7, aradu.V14167.gnm2.J7QH, whole genome shotgun sequence harbors:
- the LOC107458952 gene encoding seed lectin-like: protein MASESVSFNFDKFIPKQPNIIFQGDAIATSEGTLQLTKVEDDEPVSDSIGRVLHITPVHIWDRKTKKVASFFTCFSFVIRAPDVNKTADGLAFFLAPENDEPKDKAGYLGIFKKPPSKEQIKVVAVEFDTFSNKNPDIADPNNCHIGLDFKGIKSKSTAEWILKNGEEAIVYISYDTSSTPTLDATLVYASSPKIKYQLSVGDVNYSLQCHLYPHHHHSPHPKTFRVAVVAVVVELR, encoded by the exons ATGGCGTCAGAGTCTGTTTCATTTAACTTCGACAAGTTCATCCCAAAGCAACCAAACATAATCTTCCAAGGTGATGCCATTGCAACTTCCGAAGGGACGTTGCAACTCACCAAGGTAGAAGATGATGAGCCAGTGTCTGACTCAATTGGGCGAGTCCTTCACATTACCCCTGTTCATATATGGGACCGTAAGACAAAAAAAGTGGCAAGCTTTTTCACTTGCTTCTCCTTTGTCATTCGTGCCCCGGACGTGAACAAAACCGCTGATGGCTTGGCATTTTTCCTTGCTCCCGAAAATGATGAGCCCAAAGACAAGGCAGGGTATCttggaattttcaaaaaaccccCTTCCAAGGAACAAATCAAGGTTGTGGCGGTCGAATTCGACACTTTCAGTAACAAGAATCCTGATATTGCCGATCCAAACAATTGCCACATTGGGCTCGATTTCAAGGGCATCAAGTCCAAAAGTACTGCGGAATGGATCCTCAAGAATGGCGAAGAGGCCATTGTTTACATAAGCTACGATACCTCATccaccccaactttggatgcAACGTTGGTTTATGCTTCGTCTCCAAAGATCAAGTACCAACTATCTGTGGGAGACGTCAA CTATAGTCTTCAGTGTCATCTttatcctcatcatcatcatagtcCTCATCCGAAGACATTTAGGGTGGCGGTGGTGGCAGTGGTAGTGGAACTGCGCTAG